The window CAGGATCTCGTTGCGCTTCTTCTCGCCGCCGCTGAACCCCGTGTTCACCGATCGCTGCAGCATCGCCTCGTCCATCTCGACGATCTTGAGCTTCTCCGCCATCACGTCGAGGAAGTCCATGGGATCCACCTCAGGCTCACCGCGGCTCTTGCGGATCTCGTTGTACGCCGTGCGGAGGAAGTAGGCATTGCTCACGCCAGGGATCTCGATCGGATACTGGAAGGCGAGGAAGACGCCGGCGTGGGCCCGCTCCTCGGGCTCCATCTCCAGCAGGTCCTTGTCGTCGTAGGTGATCGAGCCGCCGGTGACCTCGTACCCGGGGTGGCCGGCGATGACCTGGGCGAGGGTGCTCTTGCCGGAGCCGTTCGGCCCCATGATGGCGTGCACTTCCCCCGCGCGAACGGTGAGCGAAATGCCGTTGAGGATCTGCTTGTCGCCAACAGTGGCGGTCAGGTTCGTAATAGTGAGCATTGTTCTGTAGGTCGGTTCAACAGCCATGACGAGGAAGCCGCCCTGAGAGCGGCACCCCGTGCCCCGCGTGCCGCTCGTGCTCCTCGTACCGCTCGTGCTTCGTTGTTGTTGTTGCTGCTGTTGCAATTGTCCTTCGTACCACGCTATCCCACACTCCCCTCCAGGGAGATGCCCAGCAGCTGTTGCGCTTCCAGCGCAAACTCCATGGGGAGTTCCTTGAACACCTCGCGGCAGAAGCCGCTCACGATCATCGAGACCGCGTGCTCGGCACTCAGCCCGCGTTGCTTGAGGTAGAAGATCTGGTCTTCCCCGATCTTCGACGTGCTCGCCTCGTGCTCGATGATCGCCGTGTTGTTCTGGGCCTCGATGTAGGGAAAGGTGTGCGCACCGCACGCGTTGCCGATCAGCATCGAGTCGCACTGCGTGTAATTGCGCGCGCCCTCGGCCTTCGGCAGCACCTTCACCTGCCCGCGGTAGGAGTTCTGGCCCTTGCCCGCGGAGATCCCCTTGGAGACGATGTTCGACTTGGTGTTCCGGCCGATGTGGATCATCTTCGTACCGGTGTCGGCCTGCTGCCGGTTGTTGACCACGGCAACCGAGTAGAACTCGCCGGTCGAGTTGTCACCCTGGAGGATCACGCTGGGGTACTTCCATGTGATGGCCGATCCGGTCTCGACCTGGGTCCAGGAGATCTTGGCGTCCGTCATCGCCTTGCCACGCTTGGTGACGAAGTTGTAGATCCCGCCACGGCCTTCCTCGTCGCCGGCATACCAGTTCTGGACCGTCGAGTACTTCACCGTGGCGCGGTCGAGGGCGACGATCTCCACCACGGCGGCGTGGAGCTGGTTCGTCGAGCGCTTCGGCGCCGTGCACCCCTCGAGGTAGCTCACGTATGCCCCTTCGTCCGCGACGATCAACGTTCGCTCGAACTGCCCGGTGTCGGCGGCGTTGATGCGGAAGTAGGTCGACAGTTCCATCGGGCAGCGCACGCCCTTCGGGATGTAGACGAAGGAGCCATCGGAGAAAACGGCGGAGTTGAGCGCGGCGAAGAAGTTGTCGCTGTACGGAACCACCGATCCGAGGTATCGCTCGATCAGCTCGGGGTGTTCGCGCACGGCCTCGCCGAAGGAGCAGAAGATCACGCCGTGCTTCTTCAGTTCTTCCTTGTACGTGGTGCCCACCGAGACCGAGTCGAAGACGGCGTCCACCGCCACCCCCGCCAGCAGCTTCTGCTCGTGCAACGGGATCCCGAGCTTGTCGTAGGTCTCCTTGATCTTGGGATCGAGCTCGTCCAGCGAACCGAGCGGCTTCGCGGTACGGGGCGAGGAGTAATACGACGTCGCCTGGTAGTCGATCGGCGTGTACGAGACGTTGGGCCAGCGGGGCTCGGTCATCTGCTGCCACCGCCGAAACGCCTTCAACCGCCACTCCAGCAGGAAGGCCGGCTCGTTCTTCTTGGCGGAGATCAGCCGTACCACATCCTCACTGAGCCCCGGTGGGATCGTGTCGGACTCGATGTCCGTGGTGAAGCCGTATTGGTATTCCCTGGCGACCAGGGCGTCGATGGCAGAACTCATGGCTGTGTCGGTAACCGGTCTTGACCGGATGAGGAAACGCCGAGCGAGACCATTTCAGGTCGCTCGGTGATGCAGTATTCGCAGCAGTTGGCACCCTTCGCGATGTGCGCGTGCCTGACGACGTCCGCCCCCAGGATCTCGCTGATGAAACGCTCCTCGGCTGCGCAGACTTCGGGGAACCGGTCGACGAGGGACCTGATGGTGCAATGATGCTCTCGCAGCGTGCTATGCCCGTTCTGCTCGGCCACCGCCATGTATCCCATGGAAGACAACAGCTGAGCCAGCCGCTCGGTTCGCTCGGGTAACGGCAGGAGCGCCAGCTCGGGCCCTGCCTTCTCTGCGACCGCCGCCCATCGCGCGCGGAAGATCTCGACGACCGCATCCGATCCGAACTTCTCCCGGACCGTCTCAAGTGCTTGGGAGAGAACAACATCGTACTGGGATGGGAACAGACGTTCCCCAGCGTCAGTGAGCCGGTAAGCGAAAACAGGCTGGCCCACCCCGCGCACCTGGCGTGAGTACCCGACGAGCCCTTCCGCCTCAAGGTCCTTCAGGTGCCGGCGAAAGGCGTTGGCCGTGAGACCGAACTGTCCCGCAAGTTCTTTTGTGGTAAGAGGTTGCGACCTCTTCAGGGCGACGAGGATGTCACCCCGTGTCCCCTTGAACCCCGCCGGCGCCGACTCGTGCGTCATGGCGACAAAGATGATCGGGATTCCGAATAAGTCAACGGAAGTGTGCGTCAATCAGACGCTGCCCGCCTCCCGGTCTGTCCTTCTGAAGTGAGCCGCGATCGTCGGCGGAATGCGGGCTACGGTCCGCCGGGGACGATCAGCGCCTTGGTCACCTCGCGGCGTTCCACCGCCTGCAAGGCCTCGTTGACCTCGTGCAGGCCATAGGCACGTGATACCATCTCCCGCCAGGGGAACCGCGCGCCGTGCTTCGCCGCCACCTTGAGTGCGCGATGGAAGTGCGAGAAGTCCGATCCCCAGCACCCACGCAACTCCACGTGCTTGCGGTTGATTTGCCAATGCGGGTGGATGCGGACGTCGCCATTGTCGGTGTAGTGTCCGCAGACCACGATGCGCCCGCCGTCTCGCACCAGGTCAAACGCTTGGGACACGGCATCCGGGGCGCCACTCGCCTCGATCACCACGTCCACGCCGAACCCGTTCGTGAGGTCCTTCACGGCCTGGGCGCGGTCGCGCGGGTCCAGGTCGAGCCCGAGGGTGTGCGTCGCACCCATGCGTTCCGCGAACTGGAGACGCGAGGCGGGGTCTCCGATCGCAATCACGTGGTCGGCGCCCGAGAGGGACGCCAGCGCAATGATCGACTGGCCCACGGGCCCTGCGCCAAGGACGGCCACGCTGTTCCCCAGCCGGATCTCCCCGCGGTCCACGGCGTGCATCGCGGTCACGAGACCGCACCCGCCCCCAATAAACGTCTCGGCGTCCAGTTCGCCTGGGAGGCGCAGCATGTGCACCCCGGGTTTCATCCACAGCGCCTCGGCCCAGCCGCCCAGCAATCCTTCGTTGGCGCTGTAGGTGATGCCGTAGACCTTGCGGTGCGGACAACGGGTGGATTGCCGAGTGACCAGGCAGTGATAACACCGGCCGCAGGTCTCATGCACGTCGAGAAAGGTGACCCGGTCGCCGACGGCGAACGGACGTCCCTCCACATCGTGGATCGGGCTGCCGAGTTCGGCGACCTCGCCCACGGAGACATGCCCGGGAATGATCGGGAAGGGAACGCCGCTGAGCCGGCCATGGTGCAGGTGCACGTCGGTGCCGCACACCTCGGAATACAGCACGCGCAGGAGGGCGGCGTCCCGGTCGAGGTGCGGGCGTGGGAGGGTGCGGATCTCGAGCGCCTGGTGGGGCGCAGGCATGACAGCGGCGCGAAACATGGCGGCGATATGGGAGGTGAAACCGGTCAGTCCCGGGACAACCTCGCCATCGCGCGACAGAGCACCGCAGATGCAAGGTCGAGTTTGTATGCGTTGTGTGCCAGCGGGGTCGCGTCGTACAGGGCGCGCTGCGCGAGGGTCTCGATGTCGTCGTCGGATAACCCACCGGACGCGACATCCTCCTCGATGGACGTCGTGACCCGCCACGGGGTGTTGGCGACGCCCCCAAGCACCAGGCGCACTTCGCCGTCACGCCGCTTGGTCGCGGCGACCGAGACCAAGGCGAAGTCCCAGGCGGCCCGTTGCATCTGCTTGTGGAAGAGCTGGGTCCCGCCCGCGGCGCCAGGGGGGAGGGTGACGGCTTCGACCACTTCGCCGGGACCGAGGCAGGTCGCACTGTCCATGCGCTGGGACGATGGGACGAGGAAATCCGCCGCAGGCACCCGTCGCTGGCCCGCAGGGCCGCGCACGTGTACCATCGCGTCGAGGGCCACCAGGGCGACCGCGCAGTCAGAGGGGTGCGCGACCACGCACGCTCCGCTGCGAAAGATCGCGTGGTACTGGTTCTCCCCGATCTCTGCGGAGCAGTGGGAGCCCCCGCGTCGCAAGCAGGGGTGGTCCCCGCGAAAGTACCAGCACCGTACATGCTGGCAGAGGTTGCCGCCTAACGTGCCCACATCGCGCAAGGGCTGGGACCCTACGGACGCAGCGGCCTGGGCGAGCGCCGGGAACCGCGCGCACACCAGCTCGTGGCGCGCCAGCGCGTCCAGGGTCACCGCTGCCCCGAGGCGCAGGCTACCATCATCGCCCGCTTCGATCGTTCCGGTGCTGGGGAGATGCCGGAGGTCCACCAGGACGTCCGGATCGGTGATGCCGGCCCGCATCAGGGGCACGAGGTCTGTCCCACCGGCGGAGGGAACGGCGCCATCATGGGCGAGCGCCACGGTGGCGCCTTCCCAGGTGTCCGGGGTGTGATATGACTGCACGGGCATGGCGCAAAGCTACCGCCCGGTGCCACCGTGCGAACAGGTCGTCAGCGATTGGTCAGCGCGGTCGCCCGGAACCCATACTCCTCGTCGGCGATGCGATCCGACCAGTCGATCCATAGCTGCGTCGGAAATCCCCGCTGCGCGTCGTAGGTGACCTCGAGGCGATGCGCCCCACTGCGGATCGCTTCGTCGACCAGATCGAAGAGCTCTTCCACCGAACGGTACGATGCGACGAACTCGGAGGGGATGTCTGCCCCGGTGTCCACCAGCCGGACGCGCGTTACCCGGCCACCGGCGACATCAATCTCGACCTCGCGCCCGCCGAGGATGCAGAAGCACTGGGCGCTGCCGCGCATGGTGTAAGCCGTGGCGCCGTGCAGGTTCCATCTGGCCCGGGCCGCCACCAGGTCACGCGTGGACCCGGGGTCGTCCGGGGCCACAAAGGCGAGGCACCCGAGCAGGGAGAATGAGGCGAGGGACGCGAGGAGTGCTTTCATGGGTGCCTGACGAGTCACTGCCAGTACCGCGTGGGGGGGGCGGGGTTCCATCAGTTGTACCGGCCGGACTTAATTTGTGGGGTGAAACGCCGCGTCATCGCGACCGTGCTCGTGCTGGCTGGGGGATGTCGGGGGCTGCAGCCCCTGCCGCCACCGCAGGCCCCCGTCCCCGGGCGAGAGCTTCCAGCCGACGTGCGTCCCCCCGAGGGAGAGACAGCCGGCCGCGCCGTGATCCCTGACGACCACACGGCCCTCCTGGCGCGTGCCCTGCTGGTTCCCGTCCGCGGGGTGCGACCGGACCAGCTCCGCGACAGCTTTCGCGCCGCGCGCGGCGATCGTGTTCATGCGGCGATGGACATCATGGCGCCTCGGGGGACGCCGGTGCTTGCGGCGGACGCCGGGCTGCTGTGGAAGGTGCGCTCGAATGCGCTGGGTGGCCTGACCGTGTACGTCCTCGATGACGAGCAGCGATTCATCTACTACTATGCGCACCTGGATCGTTACGCAGACGACACAAAGGAAGGTCGGCGCGTCGAGAAGGGTACGGTGCTCGGCTACGTGGGCACCACGGGCAATGCGCCGCCCAATGCGCCTCACCTGCATTTCCAGTTGATGAAATACCGTGGGGACGGTCGGTGGTGGGATGGCGAACCCATCAATCCGTTTCCCTACCTCACCGCGCTACACCGGGGGACGCCATGAAAGGGAAGGAACGCGCGGAGTTGCGCGCCGAGGCTCACCACCTCGATCCCCTGGTGCATGTGGGGGTGTCGGGGGCGACGGACGCCGTGATGCAGACGATCGACGAGGCGCTACGGACGCATGAGCTGGTGAAGGTGGCGATCGGGCGCCATGCCGGGCTGGAGCCGCGTCCGGTCGCGACCGCCATGGCCACGGCGTTAGGTGCCGAGGTGATCCAGGTGATCGGGCGCAAGGTGACCTTGTATCGCCACGCACCGGAGTTGTGGGCCAAGCCACGGCTCGTCCCACCCTGGCGCCGCGCCTAGGGGGCCGAGGCGGGCGCACGGTCGAGCCCGGTTGCATTTAGCAGCGCGACGGCTATTCTGCTCGTCAGGCAGTGGAAGGTTCCTGGACCCAAGACGGGGGAAACAACCGTGAGGATGACACGAAGCCTGGGGGCGTTGGCCCTCGCTGTGCTGGCCGCCTGTGGGGAGACCACGGCAAGTGCCGCGTTGGGCGCGGCCCGGGTGACGGCCTTGTCGGCCAGTGGCCTGACAGGTGTCGCTGGGACCGCACTGGCGGACCGGATCGAGTTTCGCGTGCTGGACGCCGGCAACCAGCCGTTGGCCGGCGTCAGCGTGACGTTCGGGGCGTCCGGAAGCGGCGCGGTGGATCCGGCGAGTGCGACCACCGATGCGTCGGGCGTCGCCCGCACGCGCTGGACCTTGTCGCGGACGATCGGCGCCAACACCCTCACCGCGAGTGCCGGGGCGAATGTCTCGACCTCCGTCACGGCGACCGGGTCGGCCGGGCGTGCGGCGACCGTCACGGCGGTTGGGGGTATCACCCAAACAGCGAGTGTCGGGAGCCCCGTCCCTATCGTGCCGGCCGTGCGCGTGGTGGACGCGTTTGGCAACCTGGTGGAAGGGGTGGCGGTCACCTTCACGGTCCTGACGGGTGGCGGGACCACAACAGGGGCCGTCGCGCGGACGTCGAGCCAGGGAGTTGCCGCCGTCGGAAGTTGGGTGCTTGGGCAAACCGCCGGCAACCACACGTTGACGGCGCGCGTCGAGGAAGGCGGGGTGGCCAACAACCCGATCGTGTTCACGGCGATTGCCACGCCGGGCGCGGCGGCGGCCGTCGCGGCGGCCTCGGCTGTCGCGCAGGTGGCGCCGGCTGGCACCGCGGTCGCTGCCCCACCGTCCATCAAGGTGACCGATGCCGGTGGCAACCCGGTGCCTAACGTTGCGGTGAACTTCACGGTGACCGCCGGCGGGGGCACGGTCAGCCCTCAGGCCCTCCTGACCAACACCCAGGGGGTGGCGACGGCGAGCAGCTGGCTGCTCGGCACCACGGCCGGGCCCAACCAGGTGACCGCCACGGCGGGCACGCTCCCGCCGGTGATCTTCCAGGCGACGGGCGCGGCCGGTGCGGCCGCGACGATGACCCTCGTGACCGGGAACAACCAGAGCGCGCAGGCTGGGCGGCCGCTGGCCATTGCGCCCTCGGTGGTGATTCAAGACGCCAATGGCAATCCGCTGCCGGGAATTATCGTGACGTTCAGCGTCACCTCCGGCGGTGGGACCGCCGTGGGCGCGCGCCAGACGACAGATGCCACCGGCACGGCGGAGGTAGGTGCCTGGTTCCTCGGCACCGCGCCGGGGACCAACACGATGACCGCGTCGAGCACGGGCCTGCCGGCGGTCACCTTCACGGCGACGGGTCTGGCTGGCGCCGCCGTCTCGATGGTGGCGAACGCTCCGCTCGTGCAGAGTGCGACCGCAGGCTCGGCGGTGGCCACCCCGCCGAGCGTGATCGTCCGTGACCTCGCGGGCAATCCGGTGCCTGGCATCCAGGTCACCTTCGGGGTCACTGCCGGCGGTGGTGCGGTGGTCGGTTCGCCGGCCACAACGAACGCCAGCGGGGTCGCGACCCTGACCTCCTGGACCCTGGGCACCGCGGTTGGCACCAACCTGGTCGTGGCCAACGCGGCGGGGCTCCCGAGCGTGACCTTCACGGCGACTGGCACTGCAGGGCCGGCCGCGAACGTGGTGATCGTCAGCGGGAACAACCAGGCGGGAATCGCGGGGTCGCCCGTGGCGACGCCGCCAAAGGTCCGGGTCACCGATGCCGCTGGAAACGCGGTGAGTGGTGCCACGGTCACCTTCGCCGTCACCGGGGGAAGTGGGACGGTGAGTGGGGCGACGCAAACGACCGATGCGGCCGGTGAGGCTGCTGTCGGAAGTTGGACCCTGGGGAGTGGGTCGCCCAACACGTTGAGTGCGACCGTGACCGGGAGTGGCATCACCGGGAATCCCCTGACGTTCACCGCCGATGCCGCGACTGCGATTGTCATCACCGGACCGCCCACATCGCCACAGACGCTGGGCACGAACTTCAGCTTCACGGTGGAGCTGCGTAACTCGGCCGGGGGCACCGTGTCGTTGGCCGGGGTGCCCCTCACCGTCGCGATCGCGACGGGCGGTGGGACGCTCAATGGCGTGACGACCGTCAACACGCTCTCGACGGGCGCGGTCACCTTCACGGTGAACGTGACCGGTGTCGCTGGCGCCCGCACGTTCAACATCACTGGCAGTGGTCTCACGACGGCGACCACCGGTTCGATCACCATCAACTAGCGCACACCAATGACACGACGATTCTCGATCCTGGCGCGTGCCGTGGCGATGACCATCGCGGTGATGGGTGTGCCACAGGTCGCCTGGGGCCAGGCCGCTCCGTCGGCAGCGGCGAGTACGCAACCCGATCCGTGGCGCTTCACCGCCTCGGTGGGGCCGTGGGCGGCGCGAAACGCTATCATCATTGGCGCCAGTGGGGCGAGTACGACGCTGGGTGGCGGGGCGGCCTTCACGGCGGACGTGTCGTTTGACGTCACGCGCCGCATCGCCATCTACGGAGGGGGCCTCGCCGCCTTCTCGCAGGTGTCCCACGGGGCGTCGCTGCGGTCGGACATCACCGGCGCCAGCGACCGGGTGACCGTCATGGGTGCAACCGGAGGGCTGCTGCTGGCCGTTCCTGGCGGCATTCTCGGGCGACTTGAGCCCACGATTCGGCTGGGCGGCGGCATGAAGGGGTATCGCTTTGACCTCGGGGCGGACGCGAACCAGTGGCGGCCCATGGGTGATTTCGGCTTCGGTCTGCGCGGCGGACCGGGTGGCCCGCTGGATATCCATGTCGAGGCGCGATACCTGGCGAGCACGGTGGACCAGGCCAAACTGCCCACGCGGGGGATCGTGCCGCAGATCCAACGGCAGGGCGACCTGTTGCTGACCGTCGGCCTCAGCCTGCGACCGTAGGCGACGCCGGCGGCCGTCCGCCGGCTGGGGACCGATGGGTGGCAGGACGTCGTTATGTTCCGCGCGATGTCCACTGCCACCCAACGCACCCTCGACGCCGAAGTCGCCCGCCGCCGGACCTTCGCGATCATCAGTCACCCGGACGCCGGGAAGACGACCCTGACCGAGAAGCTGCTCCTCTATGGCGGGGCAATTCACCTGGCCGGATCGGTGAAGTCGCGGCGGGCCGCCCGGCATGCGACCTCGGACTGGATGAAACTCGAGCAGGAACGCGGCATCTCGGTCACCTCGAGCGTCATGCAGTTCGAGTACGAGGGGTACGCGATCAACCTCCTCGACACGCCGGGGCACGAAGACTTCTCCGAAGACACGTACCGCACCCTGGTCGCCGCCGACAGCGCCGTCATGCTGCTGGACAACCGCAAGGGGGTTGAGGAACGGACGCGTCAGCTCTTCGAAGTCTGCAAGAAGCGCCGGACCCCGATCTTCACCTTCGTCAACAAGTGTGACCGGGTGGGCGAAGAGTCGCTCAAGATCGTGAGTGACGTGGAGGCTGACCTCGGGATCATGTGTCACCCCGTGACCTGGCCGGTCTTTGATGGCAATGCGTTCATTGGCGTCTACGACCGGCGGCTCGATCGGCTGCATCTCTTTGATCGCGGCGATCATCACGGGGCGAAGCGCGCCGCCGAGGAGGTGCTCGCCCTCCACGCGCCGGAGACGCGAGACAAGCTGGGCGAGGCCGTGTATGCCCAGCTACGGCACGACGTGGAGTTGCTCGATGCGGCCGGACACCCGTTCGACCGGGAGGCGATCCTGCGGGGTGAACTCTCGCCGGTGTTCTTCGGGAGCGCGCTGACGAACTTCGGGGTCGAGCCGTTCCTCCGGGAGTTCCTGGATCTGGCCCCCCCGCCCCTCGCCCGGGAGAGTTCGGCCGGCACCATCGCGCCCACCGAGCCGCGCTTCACGGGGTTTGTCTTCAAGATCCAGGCGAACATGGATCCTCGACACCGCGACCGCATTGCCTTCGCCCGGATCTGCTCGGGGCAGTTCACGGCCGGGATGGAAGTGACGCACGTGCGTACCGGCAAGCGATTTCGCCTGGCGACGCCGCAGCAGTTCATGGCGCGCGAACGCATCGCGGTGGAGGAGGCCTGGCCTGGCGACGTGATCGGCGTGGTCGATCGGGGGATGCTGCGCATCGGGGACACGCTGTCGGAGGAGGGGGTGCTGGAGTTCGGCGGGGTGCCGCGATTTCCCCCCGAGCACTTTGCCCGCGTCGTGTTGCTGGACCCGATGAAGCGCAAACAGTTGGATGCCGGCCTGCGGCAGCTCACCGAAGAGGGGGCGGCGCAGGTGTTCTTCACCTCGCCCACCGAGGTGTCCGGACCGACGCCGATCATCGGGGCTGTCGGGATGCTGCAGTTCGACGTGATGCTGCATCGTCTCGAGCACGAGTACGGTGTGCGCTGTCGGCTGGAGAAGATCGGCGGGCGGTACCCGCGGTGGGTGGTCGGCCCGGCCGCGGAGATCGAACGTGTGGGCCGCGAACGCGGGCGCAGCATCCTCTACGATGCGAACGGCGCCCCGCTCATCCTGTTCGAGGACACCTGGGGTCTCAAGTGGGTCCTGGACCGGGAGACGGCGCTGACCTTCCACGAGGCCGCGCCGTAACGCCTCCTACTTTCGCGCGCGCTGCTCCTCCGCCCTGAGCTTGGCCTGTTCGCGCAGGATGAACGCGTGGAGGTGGCGTGCCTCCTCCGCCGTCAGCACGTCGTCAAACGGTGCCATGCCGGCGTCCCGGAGCGCTCCCCTCAGGACGATGTCGTCGAAGCGCGCGTGGGTCGCCGCGGTCATGCGGTGCAGGTCGGGATAGGCGGAGCGGGGCGCGGTTCCCCGTCCAAAGTGGCACATGAAGCAGTACCGAAAGTAGAGCGCCTCGCCGCGCGCGGGATCCGCACTGGCCAGCTCCGGAAGCGCTGGCGGAGCCGGCGTCGTGTCAGTGGTCGCGGCCGGCGGGAGGCGTGGCGCCGAGCCGCCGAGTTTGAAGGAGAGCAGTCGGCCGTAGTTCTGGTACCGGTACGGCGCGCTGCTGGGCGGGAGGGCAGGGGAGAGGGCGCCGCCGTACCCGGCGAGCACGGTGACATGCTGCTCGCCGTTGACCTCATGGCTTGCCGGTGCGGCGAGGATAGCGGTCCCCACGTTCCACTCGCCCCGCGTGATGCCGGAGTCCGCGCTCAGCGCGAGCAGCCGTCCGTCCGCGGTCCCCGTGAAGACGAGGTTGCCGGCGGTCGCGAGCATGCTGCCTTCCATCTCGGTGTTGCCCAGCGGGCGTCGCCACCGCGCACGACGCGCGACGGGATCCCACCCGACCAGGTAGGTCTGGGGCGTGGGCGCCGGGTGGCGCGCCACTTCGGCGCGTAGCCGCGCCATCTGCGCGCTGGTAGCGCCGGGAATAGCCGGTGGGACGACACCCAGTGCAGCGGATGCCCCCATGTTGACCTGGCCTGCTCGCCATGCGTAGGCCGTGTCGCTCCACATCACCATCCCTTCCTCGAGCGCGACGAAATACGCGAGTCCGGTGCTCGGGCTGAACGCCATGGGTTGCCAGTTGCGGCCTCCGGCCTGGCTCGGGAAGATCAGGGCCGGTCCATCGCGATAGTCCGCCGCTGGGTTGAGGGCTGGTCGGCCCGTGACCGAGTCGATCCCGGTCGTCCAGTTGACGTGAACGAACGGGGTCCCCGAGATGAAGCGACCCGTGGCGCGGTCCAGCACGTAGAAGATCCCGTTCTTCGGGGCCTGCATGATCACCTTGCCGATGGGGAGGTCGGCGAGGATGAAGTTGGAGGTGGCGGTGTAGTCCCAGATCTCAGAGGGCACCTGTTGGTAGTGCCACGCCAGCTGTCCCGTGGACGGGTTGATGGCGAGGATGGAGACGAGGTAGAGGTTGTCGCCGCCGCTGGGGCTGCGGAACCAGATGGGGTAGGGCGAGGAGTTGCCCGTGCCGACGTAGAGCAGGTTGAGGGTGGGGTCGTAGGCCATCTCGCCCCACACGGTGCCACCGAGGCCGGAGGCCCAGTCGGACTTCGGATCCCACGTGGCTGCGGCGGTGGTCATCTCGGGGTGCTCGACCGGCTTCGCCGGGTCCCCGGGGACGGTGTAGAAGCGCCACGCGAGGGCGCCAGTTTTCCAGTTGTAGGCCGAGATGTATCCGCGGACCCCGTATTCGCCACCGGAGTTGCCGATCACCACGACGTCGCCGGCGATGATTGGTGCACCGGTGATGGTGTAGCTGCGCGTACGGTCGGTGAACGTGTCGGTGCGCCAGGCCTCACGGCCGGTGGCGGCGTCGAGGGCGACGAGAAAGCCGTCGAGGGTGGCCACGTAGACCAGCCCCTGCCAGACGGCGAGGCCCCGGTTCACGACGCCGCAGCAGGCGCGTCGCCCGTAGGCGCCATCCACGGCGGGGTCGTAGCGCCACCGCTCGGCGCCGGTCGCGGCGTCCACGGCGGCGACGGTGCCCCAGGGACCGCTGATGTAGACGACGCCGTCCACGATCACGGGGGTGGATTCCTGCCCGTGCTCCACCCGCCCGCGATGTGAGCGGAATTCGTACTCCCAGGCGATGCCTAACGAGTCGACGTTGCGCTCGTGAATCGTGGCGAGCGGAGAGAAGCGGTCCGCCCGCCAGCTTC is drawn from Gemmatimonadota bacterium and contains these coding sequences:
- the sufC gene encoding Fe-S cluster assembly ATPase SufC, with the translated sequence MLTITNLTATVGDKQILNGISLTVRAGEVHAIMGPNGSGKSTLAQVIAGHPGYEVTGGSITYDDKDLLEMEPEERAHAGVFLAFQYPIEIPGVSNAYFLRTAYNEIRKSRGEPEVDPMDFLDVMAEKLKIVEMDEAMLQRSVNTGFSGGEKKRNEILQMAVLEPKLAILDETDSGLDIDALRIVADGVNKLRRPDRAAIVVTHYQRLLNYIVPDFVHVLAGGRIVKSGGKELALELEAKGYDWLVGEPASGTVTA
- a CDS encoding zinc-binding dehydrogenase — protein: MFRAAVMPAPHQALEIRTLPRPHLDRDAALLRVLYSEVCGTDVHLHHGRLSGVPFPIIPGHVSVGEVAELGSPIHDVEGRPFAVGDRVTFLDVHETCGRCYHCLVTRQSTRCPHRKVYGITYSANEGLLGGWAEALWMKPGVHMLRLPGELDAETFIGGGCGLVTAMHAVDRGEIRLGNSVAVLGAGPVGQSIIALASLSGADHVIAIGDPASRLQFAERMGATHTLGLDLDPRDRAQAVKDLTNGFGVDVVIEASGAPDAVSQAFDLVRDGGRIVVCGHYTDNGDVRIHPHWQINRKHVELRGCWGSDFSHFHRALKVAAKHGARFPWREMVSRAYGLHEVNEALQAVERREVTKALIVPGGP
- a CDS encoding YhbY family RNA-binding protein, whose protein sequence is MKGKERAELRAEAHHLDPLVHVGVSGATDAVMQTIDEALRTHELVKVAIGRHAGLEPRPVATAMATALGAEVIQVIGRKVTLYRHAPELWAKPRLVPPWRRA
- a CDS encoding xanthine dehydrogenase family protein subunit M — protein: MPVQSYHTPDTWEGATVALAHDGAVPSAGGTDLVPLMRAGITDPDVLVDLRHLPSTGTIEAGDDGSLRLGAAVTLDALARHELVCARFPALAQAAASVGSQPLRDVGTLGGNLCQHVRCWYFRGDHPCLRRGGSHCSAEIGENQYHAIFRSGACVVAHPSDCAVALVALDAMVHVRGPAGQRRVPAADFLVPSSQRMDSATCLGPGEVVEAVTLPPGAAGGTQLFHKQMQRAAWDFALVSVAATKRRDGEVRLVLGGVANTPWRVTTSIEEDVASGGLSDDDIETLAQRALYDATPLAHNAYKLDLASAVLCRAMARLSRD
- a CDS encoding M23 family metallopeptidase: MKRRVIATVLVLAGGCRGLQPLPPPQAPVPGRELPADVRPPEGETAGRAVIPDDHTALLARALLVPVRGVRPDQLRDSFRAARGDRVHAAMDIMAPRGTPVLAADAGLLWKVRSNALGGLTVYVLDDEQRFIYYYAHLDRYADDTKEGRRVEKGTVLGYVGTTGNAPPNAPHLHFQLMKYRGDGRWWDGEPINPFPYLTALHRGTP
- the sufB gene encoding Fe-S cluster assembly protein SufB, translated to MSSAIDALVAREYQYGFTTDIESDTIPPGLSEDVVRLISAKKNEPAFLLEWRLKAFRRWQQMTEPRWPNVSYTPIDYQATSYYSSPRTAKPLGSLDELDPKIKETYDKLGIPLHEQKLLAGVAVDAVFDSVSVGTTYKEELKKHGVIFCSFGEAVREHPELIERYLGSVVPYSDNFFAALNSAVFSDGSFVYIPKGVRCPMELSTYFRINAADTGQFERTLIVADEGAYVSYLEGCTAPKRSTNQLHAAVVEIVALDRATVKYSTVQNWYAGDEEGRGGIYNFVTKRGKAMTDAKISWTQVETGSAITWKYPSVILQGDNSTGEFYSVAVVNNRQQADTGTKMIHIGRNTKSNIVSKGISAGKGQNSYRGQVKVLPKAEGARNYTQCDSMLIGNACGAHTFPYIEAQNNTAIIEHEASTSKIGEDQIFYLKQRGLSAEHAVSMIVSGFCREVFKELPMEFALEAQQLLGISLEGSVG
- a CDS encoding winged helix-turn-helix transcriptional regulator, which translates into the protein MTHESAPAGFKGTRGDILVALKRSQPLTTKELAGQFGLTANAFRRHLKDLEAEGLVGYSRQVRGVGQPVFAYRLTDAGERLFPSQYDVVLSQALETVREKFGSDAVVEIFRARWAAVAEKAGPELALLPLPERTERLAQLLSSMGYMAVAEQNGHSTLREHHCTIRSLVDRFPEVCAAEERFISEILGADVVRHAHIAKGANCCEYCITERPEMVSLGVSSSGQDRLPTQP